The following are from one region of the Actinopolyspora halophila DSM 43834 genome:
- a CDS encoding TetR/AcrR family transcriptional regulator → MARPAHTAPRTTGSTASTGADVGTGGLRERKKRATHRALQRAAVSLFREHGPNAVTVEDICSHADVSPRTFFNYFTSKEEVLVPWDQETITNTPERVLARPDSEEPLQTAQAVLGEAMNTAMSGSTWRDQAVILRDNPELIERVVTAFRAMESSLVDGLARKTNTSCADPYVRLVSATAITALRVSVQSWQESESDSSLHEYMDEAFERLHRGLRPNEQ, encoded by the coding sequence ATGGCCAGACCAGCGCACACAGCGCCGCGAACAACCGGAAGCACGGCATCCACCGGCGCGGATGTGGGCACCGGCGGACTGCGCGAACGCAAGAAACGCGCGACGCACCGGGCACTGCAGCGAGCGGCCGTCAGTCTCTTCCGCGAACACGGTCCGAACGCGGTCACGGTCGAGGACATCTGCTCCCACGCCGACGTCTCCCCCAGGACGTTCTTCAACTACTTCACCTCGAAGGAGGAAGTGCTCGTCCCCTGGGACCAGGAAACGATCACGAACACACCGGAGCGCGTACTGGCCCGTCCCGACTCCGAGGAGCCCCTGCAAACGGCACAGGCCGTGCTCGGCGAGGCCATGAACACGGCCATGAGCGGATCAACCTGGCGCGACCAGGCGGTGATCCTGCGCGATAACCCCGAACTGATCGAACGCGTGGTCACCGCGTTCCGAGCCATGGAGTCCTCCCTGGTGGACGGTCTGGCCAGGAAGACGAACACCTCCTGCGCGGACCCCTACGTCCGCCTGGTGAGCGCCACCGCGATCACCGCGCTGCGCGTCTCGGTGCAGAGCTGGCAGGAGTCCGAATCGGACTCGAGTCTGCACGAGTACATGGACGAGGCCTTCGAGCGGCTGCACCGAGGACTGCGCCCGAACGAGCAATAG
- a CDS encoding TetR/AcrR family transcriptional regulator, producing the protein MSSEQRRDEIVRATLPLLVEQGPNITTRSIAQAAEVAEGTIFRVFTDKNELLQACVSEAFRTDEACERIRGIPPGDDLADRLSRASSIVLDYFHRLGRLVHNLSDSEYDVHRHPKAEQRHSEGGPQFVRDLIDACAELVARDEHRFRMPPGDVARMLLGLLMSTRFETTPPEGEQSAIESRIDVLLNGVLAEPGQHEHR; encoded by the coding sequence ATGAGCTCGGAGCAACGCCGGGACGAGATCGTTCGGGCCACGCTGCCGCTGCTGGTCGAGCAGGGGCCCAACATCACGACCCGCTCGATCGCACAGGCGGCCGAGGTCGCGGAAGGAACGATCTTCCGGGTTTTCACGGACAAGAACGAGCTGCTGCAGGCCTGCGTGTCCGAGGCCTTTCGCACCGACGAAGCGTGTGAGCGAATCAGGGGAATTCCGCCGGGGGACGACTTGGCCGATCGGCTGAGCCGGGCTTCCTCGATCGTGTTGGACTACTTCCACCGCCTGGGCAGGCTCGTGCACAATCTCTCCGATTCGGAGTACGACGTGCACCGGCACCCGAAGGCCGAACAGCGCCACTCCGAGGGCGGGCCGCAGTTCGTCCGGGATTTGATCGACGCCTGCGCGGAACTGGTGGCCCGGGACGAGCACAGGTTCCGCATGCCCCCCGGCGATGTCGCCCGGATGTTGCTCGGGCTGTTGATGAGCACGCGATTCGAAACGACCCCCCCGGAAGGCGAGCAGTCCGCGATCGAGTCGCGCATCGACGTGCTGCTCAACGGGGTACTGGCCGAACCGGGCCAGCACGAACACCGCTGA
- a CDS encoding ABC transporter permease: MTTTLTAPRDRSEGTEHDRRDWHGANVWTQVTVLTGRSLRAVLRDPRIVVFSLLQPLIMLTLFSQVFGKALMGSIASQTDSYINYLMPAILVTTGIGASLQSGVGLITDMKNGVLGRFRALPIRLGTVLVARSLADLFRTAVQLVVLLLAASVLFGFAPEGGLTGTVSAWLLALLVSWSLTWVFLAIASWVRKEEVMQSVGFLAMFPLMFASSAFVPLDALPGWLRIVARINPLTYAVDASRDLCLALPVGSGVWSALGTSVLLLVIGAVFAVRGFRRPL, from the coding sequence ATGACCACTACACTGACCGCCCCTCGGGACAGATCCGAGGGAACGGAGCACGACCGTCGCGACTGGCACGGCGCGAACGTCTGGACCCAGGTCACGGTCCTCACCGGCAGATCCCTGCGCGCGGTGCTCCGCGATCCGCGAATAGTCGTCTTCAGCCTGTTACAGCCGTTGATCATGCTTACGCTGTTCAGCCAGGTCTTCGGCAAGGCGCTGATGGGCAGCATCGCCTCCCAGACGGACAGCTACATCAACTACCTGATGCCCGCGATCCTGGTGACCACGGGAATCGGGGCCTCCCTGCAGTCCGGTGTCGGGCTGATCACCGATATGAAGAACGGTGTGCTGGGCAGGTTCCGGGCACTGCCCATCCGGCTCGGCACGGTGCTGGTGGCACGCAGTCTGGCCGACCTGTTCCGCACCGCCGTGCAGCTCGTGGTTCTGCTGTTGGCGGCGAGCGTGCTGTTCGGATTCGCACCGGAAGGCGGGTTGACGGGCACGGTCAGCGCGTGGCTGCTCGCGCTGCTCGTCAGCTGGTCGCTGACCTGGGTCTTCCTCGCCATCGCCTCCTGGGTGCGCAAGGAGGAGGTGATGCAGAGCGTGGGCTTTTTGGCGATGTTCCCGCTGATGTTCGCCTCCAGCGCGTTCGTACCGCTGGACGCGTTGCCCGGCTGGTTGCGGATCGTGGCCCGCATCAACCCGCTCACCTACGCCGTCGACGCCTCCCGCGACCTCTGCCTGGCACTGCCCGTGGGCAGCGGGGTCTGGTCCGCCCTGGGAACCAGCGTGCTGCTGCTCGTGATCGGAGCCGTGTTCGCGGTCAGAGGATTCCGCCGTCCCCTGTGA
- a CDS encoding daunorubicin resistance protein DrrA family ABC transporter ATP-binding protein, with protein sequence MTRPPIEVEHVSKEFGKFRALDDVSLQVPRGSVLGLLGHNGAGKTTLVNILSTLSPPTRGTARVAGHDVVRESRSVCSRIGLTGQFAAVDEQLSGMDNLVLVARLLGAGKRAAKNRAEELLELFELTEAAKRPARNYSGGMRRRLDLAAGLVGGPDVIFLDEPTTGLDPSSRMGLWRIVENLVNDGTTVLLTTQYLDEADRLADSITVLSSGKVVASGTAEELKAEVGQRTATATLADPADAERAVNALNASGMSPVHDAERHVITTPVAASHELAVVVRALDEAGIEVSGLGLGEPTLDDVYLPLANSAHQAA encoded by the coding sequence ATGACAAGACCACCCATCGAGGTCGAGCACGTCAGCAAGGAGTTCGGCAAGTTCAGGGCACTGGACGACGTGAGTCTGCAAGTGCCGCGGGGATCTGTACTGGGGTTGCTGGGGCACAACGGCGCTGGCAAGACCACGCTGGTCAACATCCTGAGCACCCTGTCACCACCGACGAGGGGAACGGCGCGCGTGGCGGGCCACGACGTGGTCCGGGAGAGCAGGAGCGTCTGTTCCCGCATCGGCCTGACCGGCCAGTTCGCCGCGGTGGACGAACAACTATCCGGAATGGACAACCTGGTGCTCGTGGCCAGGCTGCTGGGGGCGGGCAAGCGCGCGGCCAAGAACCGCGCCGAGGAACTGCTCGAGCTGTTCGAGCTGACCGAGGCGGCCAAACGCCCCGCACGCAACTACTCCGGGGGGATGCGGCGCAGGCTGGACCTGGCCGCAGGCCTCGTCGGAGGTCCGGACGTGATCTTCCTGGACGAACCGACCACGGGACTGGACCCGTCCAGCCGCATGGGGCTGTGGCGGATCGTGGAAAACCTGGTCAACGACGGGACCACGGTGCTGCTGACCACGCAGTACCTCGACGAGGCCGACAGGCTCGCCGATTCCATCACCGTGCTGTCCAGCGGGAAGGTCGTCGCCTCGGGAACGGCCGAGGAGCTCAAGGCCGAGGTGGGACAGCGGACCGCCACCGCGACGCTGGCCGACCCCGCCGACGCGGAGCGGGCGGTGAACGCGCTGAACGCGAGCGGGATGAGCCCGGTGCACGACGCGGAGCGACACGTGATCACCACCCCCGTGGCCGCCTCGCACGAACTCGCCGTGGTCGTACGCGCGCTGGACGAGGCCGGCATCGAGGTGAGCGGGCTCGGACTGGGCGAACCGACTCTGGACGACGTCTACCTGCCCCTGGCCAATTCCGCGCACCAGGCGGCGTGA
- a CDS encoding macrolide family glycosyltransferase, which translates to MMRKHFVFVSMPAYGHVNPSLALVEELVRRDHRVSYATGSDMVPAVRAAGAEPVPVPMEQPSAPAGSGALTPEAMAPMMEKFLEGTRETLPRLSEHFADEHVDAVCADSATPAGRVFAKKLGVPNVSLVPTHAGNEEFSMRAEFMKRAPQDFDRNHPVLRDFAERMSELAAQHGVELGVESMMAEPGGALNLVFIPREFQFHADSFDDRFVFLGPLLGGRAEREQWKPRRTDRPLLFVSLGTIFHGHPEFYRTCIEAFADTGWQVAMSIGDRVSPEELGEVPGNFEVRPRFPQTAVLRHADVFLSHAGMNSTMESLSYGVPLVTAPRMVEQEMNAERVHELNFGGKLDEAELTDSARLRERIEEVAADGEITKAVGEMSEAIRGYGGAVAGVDAIEAYLEAD; encoded by the coding sequence ATGATGCGCAAACATTTCGTTTTCGTGAGCATGCCCGCGTACGGGCACGTCAATCCGTCACTCGCGCTCGTCGAGGAACTCGTTCGACGGGACCACCGGGTCAGCTACGCCACCGGCTCCGACATGGTTCCCGCCGTGCGAGCCGCCGGTGCCGAACCCGTTCCGGTGCCGATGGAGCAACCCTCCGCGCCCGCGGGGAGCGGGGCGCTGACCCCGGAGGCGATGGCCCCGATGATGGAGAAGTTCCTGGAGGGGACGCGGGAGACGCTGCCGAGGTTGTCGGAGCACTTCGCCGACGAGCACGTCGACGCGGTCTGCGCGGACTCCGCCACCCCGGCGGGACGTGTGTTCGCGAAGAAGCTCGGAGTCCCGAACGTGTCCCTGGTGCCGACCCACGCGGGCAACGAGGAGTTCTCGATGCGGGCGGAGTTCATGAAGCGGGCGCCGCAGGACTTCGACCGGAATCATCCGGTGCTGCGGGACTTCGCCGAACGGATGAGCGAACTCGCCGCGCAGCACGGTGTCGAGCTCGGGGTCGAGTCGATGATGGCCGAACCCGGGGGCGCGTTGAACCTCGTGTTCATTCCGCGGGAGTTCCAGTTCCACGCGGACAGCTTCGACGACCGGTTCGTCTTCCTCGGGCCGTTGCTGGGTGGTCGGGCCGAGCGTGAGCAGTGGAAGCCCCGGCGGACGGACCGACCGCTGCTGTTCGTCTCGCTGGGGACCATCTTCCACGGTCATCCGGAGTTCTATCGGACCTGCATCGAGGCGTTCGCCGACACCGGTTGGCAGGTGGCGATGTCCATCGGTGACCGGGTGAGCCCGGAAGAGCTGGGAGAGGTTCCCGGGAACTTCGAGGTACGCCCTCGCTTCCCCCAGACGGCCGTGCTCCGGCACGCCGACGTGTTCCTCTCGCACGCGGGGATGAACTCCACGATGGAGTCCCTCTCCTACGGGGTTCCGCTCGTCACGGCTCCCCGGATGGTGGAGCAGGAGATGAACGCCGAGCGGGTTCACGAGCTGAACTTCGGCGGGAAACTCGACGAGGCCGAGCTGACCGACTCAGCGCGACTGCGTGAGCGGATCGAGGAGGTGGCTGCGGACGGGGAGATCACCAAGGCCGTGGGCGAGATGTCCGAGGCCATCCGCGGCTACGGCGGGGCCGTCGCGGGTGTGGATGCTATTGAGGCTTACCTCGAGGCTGACTAG
- a CDS encoding carboxypeptidase regulatory-like domain-containing protein, which yields MSEEQPKQLARKLVSTLWFPMFFIVGFMVCYLLPFHAPQPRDMPVAVVGEQSAERLDTTLNRSVPDGFDVMAVSDEQAAKQSIDDREATAAYDPADGELFYGSANGKASMQMLRQVFAPVAQQSGQQLTTTDLVPTAAGDVMGTGLFYCLMAINIPPYIAVMMLLRAELTTRQKLGSLVGVGALGTVIAYAAGVSLDVVHNDPLVLLVGFLLTQAVAWTTFGLVPFVKQFIPGVAMGLFVLLSIPSSGGAIPKELVPGFFQSLHLVMPLGQAVHAVRGILYFDGTGALGATLGLSAWVLLGVALVVLNQVLVRRRSRTAAAEESTADTGGGYEHADDGDVTVDPVLEAPEPVRHRTLAGSVTDGSGAAVPGASVTVTDGRGVQLARMLTSPDGTYKVQELPEEPVTVVASASRMQPAVDRLTARSGRVERCDFLLDPEAGSHSVRPSRVDASMAGRS from the coding sequence GTGTCCGAAGAGCAGCCGAAGCAGTTGGCTCGAAAGCTCGTCTCGACGCTGTGGTTCCCGATGTTCTTCATCGTCGGGTTCATGGTGTGCTACCTGCTGCCGTTCCACGCTCCTCAACCGCGCGACATGCCCGTGGCGGTGGTCGGTGAGCAGAGCGCGGAACGGCTCGACACCACGCTGAACAGGTCCGTGCCCGACGGCTTCGACGTGATGGCGGTGTCGGACGAGCAGGCCGCGAAGCAGTCGATCGACGACCGGGAGGCGACCGCCGCGTACGACCCGGCCGACGGCGAGCTGTTCTACGGCTCGGCCAACGGCAAGGCGAGCATGCAGATGCTGCGGCAGGTCTTCGCTCCGGTCGCGCAGCAGTCCGGTCAGCAGCTGACCACCACCGATCTCGTGCCCACCGCTGCCGGTGACGTCATGGGAACCGGGCTGTTCTACTGCCTGATGGCGATAAACATCCCGCCCTACATAGCGGTGATGATGTTGCTGCGGGCGGAGTTGACCACCAGGCAGAAGCTGGGCTCGCTGGTCGGTGTCGGCGCCCTGGGCACGGTGATCGCCTACGCGGCCGGGGTGTCGCTGGACGTCGTCCACAACGATCCGCTCGTCCTGCTGGTCGGTTTCCTGCTCACCCAGGCCGTGGCCTGGACCACCTTCGGTCTGGTCCCGTTCGTCAAGCAGTTCATACCCGGTGTGGCCATGGGACTGTTCGTCCTGCTGAGCATTCCTTCCAGTGGCGGGGCCATCCCGAAGGAACTGGTTCCCGGTTTCTTCCAGTCGCTGCACCTGGTCATGCCGCTCGGACAGGCCGTGCACGCGGTGCGCGGGATCCTCTACTTCGACGGGACCGGGGCGCTCGGCGCCACGCTCGGGCTGTCCGCCTGGGTGCTGCTCGGGGTGGCGTTGGTGGTGCTCAACCAGGTGCTCGTGCGGCGTCGGTCCCGAACGGCCGCGGCCGAGGAGTCCACTGCGGACACCGGAGGTGGGTACGAGCACGCGGACGACGGCGACGTCACCGTCGATCCCGTGCTGGAGGCCCCGGAACCGGTGCGCCACCGGACGCTGGCCGGCTCGGTCACCGACGGGTCCGGGGCCGCAGTGCCGGGGGCGAGCGTGACCGTCACGGACGGACGTGGAGTGCAGCTGGCGCGGATGCTGACCTCGCCCGACGGGACTTACAAGGTGCAGGAGCTGCCGGAGGAGCCGGTCACCGTGGTCGCCTCGGCTTCCAGGATGCAGCCCGCCGTCGATCGGCTGACGGCCCGTTCCGGCCGGGTGGAGCGCTGTGACTTCCTGCTCGATCCCGAGGCGGGCAGTCACAGCGTGCGGCCGAGCCGGGTGGACGCGTCGATGGCGGGCCGGAGCTGA
- a CDS encoding putative quinol monooxygenase, giving the protein MIFIAVKFRVLPESADRWPEIARDFTEATRSEEGCLWFDWSRGVEDPNEYVLLEAFRDEDAGAAHVQSEHFKTAQQTLPPHLAETPRVINTPVQQDDWSLLGEMAVDSES; this is encoded by the coding sequence ATGATCTTCATCGCCGTCAAGTTCCGCGTTCTTCCCGAGTCCGCGGACCGCTGGCCCGAGATCGCACGCGATTTCACCGAGGCGACGCGTTCGGAAGAGGGCTGCTTGTGGTTCGACTGGTCGCGCGGCGTCGAGGACCCGAACGAGTACGTTCTGCTCGAGGCCTTCCGCGACGAGGACGCCGGAGCCGCACACGTGCAGTCCGAGCACTTCAAGACCGCCCAGCAGACCCTTCCGCCCCACCTGGCGGAAACGCCGCGAGTGATCAACACGCCGGTGCAGCAGGACGACTGGTCCCTGCTCGGTGAGATGGCCGTGGATTCGGAGAGCTGA